In Strigops habroptila isolate Jane chromosome 14, bStrHab1.2.pri, whole genome shotgun sequence, one genomic interval encodes:
- the USP36 gene encoding ubiquitin carboxyl-terminal hydrolase 36, with protein MPVTQRLRELMKKARREMSGKGKLAKLLAGAVKKVLPQKAKFETTRKTFTEKIRSKFRHMNSPAKAAGHQCSPEEQQRVEQGKYRGLGGDGIPAPQKVLFPVERLSLKWEKVHRIGAGLRNLGNTCFLNSTVQCLTYTPPLANYLLSKEHSSTCDQGSFCMMCIMQNHVTQAFDNSGSVIEPMAFVRDLKKIARHMRFGQQEDAHEFLRYTIDAMQKSCLSGCTRLDCETQATTLVHQIFGGYLRSRVECLVCKSVSDTYDPFLDLALEIWQARDLLEALELFVKPDLLGGENSYLCAGCNNRVSATKRFSIHRPSNVLTLSLKRFFFYGGQKLTKDLAYPEFLNIRPYMSKNKGDPVMYGLYAVLVHSGYSCHAGHYYCYVKASNGQWYQMNDSMVRCSNINAVLNQEAYLLFYVRIPGPEKSLDGPIARAASKLTVCNGTVSKEAKKTVSHRPLFPSLRRSVLPEKKGPGPEEVGVPVDRRTLSTRPELQNGTAPEKLPVTSLGTQEAFKATCAGTALPSATAQSPEPPRSTSPLGSSNTSGASSAKAHHPRQSSWEERMPPAQATSPVLLGLTQQPGSTGVRAHDLEEDSGSSSAASPAPGAVGKPDTVSQEARSRTSSSCSSRETERGTDIPAAPGAAPADPAAVRCIKAKSPWSASAAAGQSSSISPPPAKKLAPSGRKGWKLHRSAHHAQARVRVAGSNFPPNTGCPDSALLPLGTCSAEKEPSLLTADSFTKKRRHEAVSSLGTAAGEDEVSIPPKKKKNLLAAEASVSLEGLEAAGPSSDREAPGSQALESWLMSSPPAHPDWEPSSAPRREKKRRRKMSSTRQMHGSWQQTAKLETGTGAALLPGGLRLTVGLAQHQRASQSPQWCSSCL; from the exons ATGCCGGTCACCCAGAGACTGCGGGAGCTGATGAAGAAGGCCCGGCGGGAGATGAGTGGGAAAGGGAAACTGGCCAAGCTGCTGGCTGGCGCTGTCAAGAAGGTGCTGCCGCAGAAGGCCAAGTTCGAAACCACCCGCAAGACCTTCACTGAGAAGATCCGCAGCAAGTTCAGGCACATGAACTCCCCCGCCAAGGCTGCCGGACACCAGTgcagccctgaggagcagcagcgaGTCGAGCAGGGTAAGTACCGCGGGCTCGGTGG GGACGGGATCCCTGCACCCCAGAAGGTGCTCTTCCCCGTGGAGCGCCTGTCCCTGAAGTGGGAGAAGGTGCACCGGATCGGCGCGGGACTGCGCAACCTTGGGAACACGTGTTTCCTCAACTCCACCGTGCAGTGCCTGACCTACACCCCGCCGCTCGCTAACTACCTGCTCTCCaaggagcacagcagcacct GTGACCAAGGCAGCTTCTGCATGATGTGTATCATGCAGAACCATGTCACGCAGGCCTTTGACAACAGCGGGAGCGTGATAGAGCCAATGGCCTTCGTCCGAGACCTCAAGA AGATCGCTCGGCACATGCGCTTTGGTCAGCAGGAGGATGCGCATGAATTCCTGCGTTACACCATCGACGCTATGCAGAAGTCCTGCCTGAGCGGCTGCACCAG GTTGGATTGCGAGACCCAGGCAACAACATTGGTCCACCAGATCTTTGGCGGTTACCTGCGGTCCCGTG TGGAGTGTTTGGTGTGCAAGAGCGTCTCGGACACGTACGACCCTTTCCTGGACCTGGCACTGGAGATCTGG CAAGCCAGAGACCTACTGGAGGCGCTGGAGCTGTTCGTGAAGCCAGACCTGCTGGGTGGCGAGAACTCCTACCTGTGCGCAGG ATGCAACAACAGAGTGTCGGCCACCAAACGCTTCAGCATCCACCGACCCTCCAACGTCCTCACGCTCTCACTGAAGCGGTTCTTCTTCTACGGTGGACAGAAACTCACAAAG gacTTGGCGTACCCTGAGTTTCTGAACATCCGCCCATATATGTCTAAGAACAAGGGGGATCCTGTCATGTATGGGCTCTATGCAGTGCTGGTGCACTCTGGGTATAGCTGCCATGCAGGGCACTACTACTGCTACGTGAAG gCCAGCAACGGGCAGTGGTACCAGATGAACGACAGCATGGTCCGCTGCAGCAACATCAATGCAGTGCTGAACCAGGAGGCCTACCTGCTGTTCTATGTGAG AATCCCCGGCCCAGAGAAGAGCTTGGACGGGCCCATTGCCAGAGCTGCCTCCAAGCTGACTGTCTGCAATGGCACAGTCTCCAAAGAGGCGAAGAAAACTGTGAGCCACAGGCCCCTGTTTCCATCCCTG AGACGCAGCGTGCTGCCAGAGAAGAAGGGGCCGGGGCCGGAGGAGGTCGGGGTGCCCGTGGACCGCAGGACATTGAGCACGAGACCAGAGCTGCAGAACGGGACCGCCCCGGAGAAGCTGCCCGTCACATCGCTGGGAACCCAAGAGGCCTTCAAAGCCACCTGTGCGGGCACAGCGCTGCCCAGTGCCACAGCCCAGAGCCCAGAGCCTCCCAGGTCCACGTCACCCCTGGGCTCCAGCAACACCAGCGGAGCAAGCTCAGCCAAAGCACATCATCCTCGGCAGAGCTCCTGGGAGGAAAGGATGCCACCTGCCCAGGCCAcatccccagtgctgctgggccTCACCCAGCAGCCCGGGAGCACTGGGGTTAGAGCCCATGACTTGGAGGAGGACTCgggaagcagcagtgctgccagcccagcGCCTGGTGCAGTGGGGAAGCCGGACACAGTTTCCCAGGAGGCCAGGAGCAgaaccagcagctcctgcagctctcgGGAGACAGAGCGTGGCACCGACATCCCTGCTGCCCCCGGTGCCGCGCCGGCTGACCCCGCAGCCGTCAGGTGCATCAAGGCGAAATCCCCCTGGTcggccagtgctgctgcagggcagagcagcagcatatCACCACCACCGGCCAAGAAGCTGGCGCCCTCTGGCAGAAAG GGCTGGAAGCTGCACAGAAGTGCCCACCACGCGCAGGCTCGCGTGCGAGTTGCTGGCAGCAACTTCCCACCAAACACCGGCTGCCCCGACTCAGCTCTCCTGCCTTTGGGCACGTGCAG CGCGGAGAAGGAGCCCAGCCTGCTCACCGCCGACTCCTTCACGAAGAAACGGCGGCATGAGGCAGTCAGCAGCCTCGGCACTGCAGCAGGCGAGGACGAGGTCTCCATCCCACCTAAGAAAAAGAAGAACCTTCTTGCTGCGGAGGCCTCGGTGTCCCTggaggggctggaggcagcaggtcCCAGCAGTGACAGGGAGGCACCGGGCTCTCAGGCCCTTGAGAGCTGGCTCATGTCATCCCCCCCTGCTCACCCGGACTgggagcccagctctgccccaaggagggaaaagaagaggaggaggaagatgagcaGCACTAGGCAGATGCATGGATCT TGGCAGCAGACAGCCAAGCTGGAGACGGGTACAGGCGCTGCCCTGCTACCAGGAGGCCTGCGCCTGACCGTGGGGCTGGCACAGCACCAACGAGCCAGCCAGAGTCCACAGtggtgcagcagctgcttgtAG